The following proteins are encoded in a genomic region of Candidatus Hydrogenedentota bacterium:
- a CDS encoding mechanosensitive ion channel — protein MISLENLVMLVVAYVPRVALALAVFAAFWVGGKTVLALVRRLAAKDPLRADILSLLGRAAHVGLAGFGAVCALGTLGVDVTAIIAGLGLTGFALGFALKDMLSSAVAGVMLLLSRPFVPGDRIIVTGFEGNVVEVDLRYVTLDGGDKKYLVPNTAVMTNPVTVLQKADG, from the coding sequence ATGATTTCACTTGAAAACCTTGTGATGCTTGTGGTGGCTTATGTTCCCCGTGTCGCGCTGGCGCTGGCGGTGTTCGCGGCGTTCTGGGTGGGCGGGAAAACGGTGCTGGCGCTTGTGCGCCGCCTTGCGGCGAAGGACCCGCTCCGGGCGGACATCCTGTCGCTGCTTGGCCGCGCGGCGCATGTGGGTCTGGCGGGCTTCGGCGCGGTCTGCGCGCTGGGCACGCTGGGGGTGGACGTGACGGCGATCATCGCGGGCCTCGGCCTGACGGGCTTCGCCCTCGGCTTTGCGCTCAAGGACATGCTTTCGAGCGCCGTGGCCGGGGTGATGCTGCTGCTGAGCCGTCCCTTTGTCCCCGGCGACCGCATCATCGTGACCGGTTTCGAGGGCAATGTGGTGGAGGTGGACCTGCGCTATGTGACTTTGGACGGCGGGGACAAAAAGTACCTGGTGCCGAACACGGCGGTCATGACCAATCCCGTGACAGTGCTTCAGAAGGCGGACGGGTAA
- a CDS encoding alpha/beta hydrolase has product MNDPDAARRQELWSLLGDLPPKTPPTARRLRVEKHPGFTLEHLVMDLNGIQEAPALLLLPDNLKAPAPCMLYIHWHGGDYPVGKRELLEGTHVLPPYAPVLAEKGIMTLAIDSWCFGERMPYPDEGGRGESDTFKEMLWKGRVLFGMMLFDEWQALNWLLARPEADPSRAGVFGISMGATKAWWLAALDPRVSCCIDLCCLTDFDTLIGEKGLGGHGIYYYVPSLLKHFSAPEINALIAPRPRLSLNGRLDKLTPPRGVERIRDHVVPLYETAGRAEDCRIELFDCDHRELPEMRVLVLDWLDRHLVGA; this is encoded by the coding sequence ATGAACGACCCCGACGCCGCACGCCGACAGGAACTCTGGTCACTTCTCGGGGACCTCCCCCCGAAAACACCGCCCACGGCGCGGCGGCTCCGCGTGGAAAAACACCCCGGCTTCACCCTGGAACATCTGGTCATGGACCTCAACGGCATCCAGGAGGCGCCCGCCCTGCTGCTGCTCCCGGACAACCTCAAGGCCCCCGCGCCGTGCATGCTCTACATCCACTGGCACGGCGGCGACTATCCCGTGGGCAAACGGGAACTCCTCGAGGGCACCCACGTCCTGCCGCCCTACGCGCCGGTCCTCGCGGAAAAGGGCATCATGACCCTCGCCATTGACAGTTGGTGTTTCGGGGAGCGCATGCCCTACCCCGACGAGGGGGGCCGGGGCGAGTCGGACACGTTCAAGGAGATGCTCTGGAAGGGTCGCGTCCTCTTCGGCATGATGCTCTTCGATGAGTGGCAGGCGTTGAACTGGCTGCTGGCGCGGCCGGAGGCGGACCCCTCCCGCGCGGGTGTTTTCGGCATCTCCATGGGCGCCACCAAGGCGTGGTGGCTGGCGGCCCTCGACCCGCGCGTCTCGTGCTGCATTGACCTGTGCTGCCTCACAGACTTCGACACGCTCATCGGGGAAAAGGGGCTGGGCGGACACGGCATCTACTACTACGTCCCCTCCCTGCTGAAACACTTCTCCGCACCGGAGATCAACGCCCTCATCGCCCCGCGCCCGCGCCTCAGCCTCAACGGGCGGCTGGACAAACTCACCCCGCCCAGGGGCGTCGAGCGCATCCGCGACCATGTGGTGCCCCTCTATGAAACGGCGGGCAGGGCCGAAGACTGCCGCATCGAACTCTTCGACTGCGACCACCGCGAACTGCCCGAAATGCGCGTCCTCGTGCTGGATTGGCTGGACCGCCACCTCGTCGGTGCCTGA